One window of the Chelonoidis abingdonii isolate Lonesome George chromosome 3, CheloAbing_2.0, whole genome shotgun sequence genome contains the following:
- the TMEM214 gene encoding transmembrane protein 214 isoform X2 codes for MGKNAKKSTAVDAGLKQGKFRTLEDALKALDLTELQKELDKSQNVFPENPSVWVKDLAGYLNYKLQTPRSDPTLSQHTPDYPYSLVSKELRSIIKPLLVKASSVLELFFDHCIYTMLQELDKTAGESLHGYRICIQAVVLDKPKIATVNLGKYLELLRSHQNRPMKCLTIMWALGQAGFTDLTEGLKVWLGIMLPVLGIKSLSPYAIAYLDRLLMTHANLTKGFGMIGPKDFFPLLDFAFMPNNSLSSSLQEQLRQLYPRLKVLAFGAKPETTLHTYFPSFLSRATPNCPADMRNELLICLSECLSMDALSFSVWRQLYTKHLSQSSLLLNHLLESWDSTSRKVRKSLQETVRSFKVTNEELAVKGPNSLQDLAACHATCKNLLHKMKGRGFPWVRLLLVVLVFAAGFLVHDIRTQGSFQASSAHILRSSGILSVSQQAWNKVSHYSLEGYSWLEKNVPVYYSQVLTVLGPNLKLVWTKTNETAVYVSGKCSSQISWVKNNLPWFMEWWRSIVGLPEKTSDKLYLFLLAIPAEHNASHQELGPGHDFWTLESGSLEHWGRRSRR; via the exons ATGGGGAAAAATGCTAAAAAGTCAACTGCAGTCGATGCAGGACTCAAGCAAGGCAAATTCCGAACGCTGGAAGATGCACTGAAAGCT CTTGATTTGACAGAACTTCAGAAGGAGCTGGATAAAAGTCAGAACGTGTTCCCTGAGAACCCATCTGTGTGGGTTAAAGACCTGGCTGGATATCTAAACTACAAGCTGCAGACCCCTCGGAGTGACCCCACGCTCAGCCAGCATACTCCTG ATTACCCCTACAGTCTCGTGAGCAAGGAGCTGAGAAGCATCATCAAGCCCCTGCTAGTGAAAGCCTCCAGCGTGCTGGAGCTCTTCTTCGACCACTGTATTTATACCATGTTGCAAGAGCTGGACAAAACTGCTG GGGAGTCGCTGCATGGATACCGGATCTGCATACAGGCAGTGGTGTTGGACAAGCCTAAAATTGCAACAGTGAATCTGGGCAAG TACTTAGAGCTGTTACGGTCCCATCAGAACAGGCCAATGAAATGCCTCACAATCATGTGGGCTCTGGGACAAGCTGGATTCACAGACCTCACTGAAGGACTGAAAG TGTGGCTTGGCATTATGCTTCCAGTGCTGGGGATCAAGTCCCTCTCCCCGTATGCGATTGCCTACTTGGACCGGCTGCTGAT GACGCACGCAAACCTGACCAAAGGGTTTGGCATGATTGGACCAAAGGACTTTTTCCCACTCTTGGACTTTGCCTTTATGCCCAACAACTCCTTATCATCCAG CTTGCAGGAGCAGTTACGCCAGTTGTACCCCAGGCTGAAAGTGCTAGCGTTTGGCGCTAAACCTGAGACCACGCTGCACACCtacttcccctccttcctgtccAGAGCCACTCCAAACTGTCCTGCCGACATGAGAAATGAG CTCCTGATCTGCCTGAGTGAGTGCCTGAGCATGGATGCCCTGAGCTTCAGCGTCTGGCGGCAGCTGTACACTAAACACCTCTCCCagtccag CTTGCTCCTGAACCATCTGTTGGAGTCTTGGGACAGCACCTCCAGAAAA GTGCGAAAATCTCTCCAGGAAACGGTTCGTTCGTTCAAAGTGACTAATGAAGAACTTGCCGTGAAAGGACCAAACAGCCTCCAGGATCTAGCTGCCTGCCATGCCACCTGCAAG AACCTGTTGCATAAGATGAAAGGCCGTGGCTTCCCCTGGGTTCGACTGCTGCTTGTGGTTCTGGTGTTCGCTGCTGGCTTCCTGGTGCATGATATCAGGACACAGGGGTCTTTTCAAG CTTCTTCTGCTCACATCCTTCGCTCCTCGGGCATCCTGTCGGTCTCCCAGCAAGCCTGGAACAAAGTGTCCCACTACTCCCTGGAAGGATACAG CTGGTTGGAGAAGAACGTCCCTGTTTACTATTCCCAAGTGCTGACGGTGTTGGGACCAAACCTGAAACTGGTTTGGACAAAGACCAATGAGACTGCAGTTTACGTCTCTGGGAAATGTTCCTCTCAGATCTCTTGGGTCAAAAACAACCTGCCCTGGTTCATGGAGTGG TGGAGAAGTATCGTGGGATTGCCTGAGAAAACATCTGACAAGCTTTACCTATTCCTCTTGGCTATACCTGCAGAACACAACGCTAGCCATCAAGAACTGGGCCCTGGCCATGATTTCTGGACACTAGAGTCTGGCTCTCTGGAGCACTGGGGACGACGTTCACGTCGTTAA
- the TMEM214 gene encoding transmembrane protein 214 isoform X1 yields the protein MGKNAKKSTAVDAGLKQGKFRTLEDALKALDLTELQKELDKSQNVFPENPSVWVKDLAGYLNYKLQTPRSDPTLSQHTPDYPYSLVSKELRSIIKPLLVKASSVLELFFDHCIYTMLQELDKTAGESLHGYRICIQAVVLDKPKIATVNLGKYLELLRSHQNRPMKCLTIMWALGQAGFTDLTEGLKVWLGIMLPVLGIKSLSPYAIAYLDRLLMTHANLTKGFGMIGPKDFFPLLDFAFMPNNSLSSSLQEQLRQLYPRLKVLAFGAKPETTLHTYFPSFLSRATPNCPADMRNELLICLSECLSMDALSFSVWRQLYTKHLSQSSLLLNHLLESWDSTSRKVRKSLQETVRSFKVTNEELAVKGPNSLQDLAACHATCKNLLHKMKGRGFPWVRLLLVVLVFAAGFLVHDIRTQGSFQASSAHILRSSGILSVSQQAWNKVSHYSLEGYSWLEKNVPVYYSQVLTVLGPNLKLVWTKTNETAVYVSGKCSSQISWVKNNLPWFMEWLQARVPDFVLHVTECIKELLLFLLQSCLLPALESIGTALERGWELCVDACNGEVSWDCLRKHLTSFTYSSWLYLQNTTLAIKNWALAMISGH from the exons ATGGGGAAAAATGCTAAAAAGTCAACTGCAGTCGATGCAGGACTCAAGCAAGGCAAATTCCGAACGCTGGAAGATGCACTGAAAGCT CTTGATTTGACAGAACTTCAGAAGGAGCTGGATAAAAGTCAGAACGTGTTCCCTGAGAACCCATCTGTGTGGGTTAAAGACCTGGCTGGATATCTAAACTACAAGCTGCAGACCCCTCGGAGTGACCCCACGCTCAGCCAGCATACTCCTG ATTACCCCTACAGTCTCGTGAGCAAGGAGCTGAGAAGCATCATCAAGCCCCTGCTAGTGAAAGCCTCCAGCGTGCTGGAGCTCTTCTTCGACCACTGTATTTATACCATGTTGCAAGAGCTGGACAAAACTGCTG GGGAGTCGCTGCATGGATACCGGATCTGCATACAGGCAGTGGTGTTGGACAAGCCTAAAATTGCAACAGTGAATCTGGGCAAG TACTTAGAGCTGTTACGGTCCCATCAGAACAGGCCAATGAAATGCCTCACAATCATGTGGGCTCTGGGACAAGCTGGATTCACAGACCTCACTGAAGGACTGAAAG TGTGGCTTGGCATTATGCTTCCAGTGCTGGGGATCAAGTCCCTCTCCCCGTATGCGATTGCCTACTTGGACCGGCTGCTGAT GACGCACGCAAACCTGACCAAAGGGTTTGGCATGATTGGACCAAAGGACTTTTTCCCACTCTTGGACTTTGCCTTTATGCCCAACAACTCCTTATCATCCAG CTTGCAGGAGCAGTTACGCCAGTTGTACCCCAGGCTGAAAGTGCTAGCGTTTGGCGCTAAACCTGAGACCACGCTGCACACCtacttcccctccttcctgtccAGAGCCACTCCAAACTGTCCTGCCGACATGAGAAATGAG CTCCTGATCTGCCTGAGTGAGTGCCTGAGCATGGATGCCCTGAGCTTCAGCGTCTGGCGGCAGCTGTACACTAAACACCTCTCCCagtccag CTTGCTCCTGAACCATCTGTTGGAGTCTTGGGACAGCACCTCCAGAAAA GTGCGAAAATCTCTCCAGGAAACGGTTCGTTCGTTCAAAGTGACTAATGAAGAACTTGCCGTGAAAGGACCAAACAGCCTCCAGGATCTAGCTGCCTGCCATGCCACCTGCAAG AACCTGTTGCATAAGATGAAAGGCCGTGGCTTCCCCTGGGTTCGACTGCTGCTTGTGGTTCTGGTGTTCGCTGCTGGCTTCCTGGTGCATGATATCAGGACACAGGGGTCTTTTCAAG CTTCTTCTGCTCACATCCTTCGCTCCTCGGGCATCCTGTCGGTCTCCCAGCAAGCCTGGAACAAAGTGTCCCACTACTCCCTGGAAGGATACAG CTGGTTGGAGAAGAACGTCCCTGTTTACTATTCCCAAGTGCTGACGGTGTTGGGACCAAACCTGAAACTGGTTTGGACAAAGACCAATGAGACTGCAGTTTACGTCTCTGGGAAATGTTCCTCTCAGATCTCTTGGGTCAAAAACAACCTGCCCTGGTTCATGGAGTGG CTCCAGGCCCGGGTTCCGGACTTCGTGCTGCATGTCACTGAATGCATCAAGGAGCTGTTACTCTTCCTcctgcagagctgcctgctgccggcCCTGGAATCCATAGGCACAGCCCTTGAGCGGGGATGGGAGCTCTGTGTGGACGCCTGCAA TGGAGAAGTATCGTGGGATTGCCTGAGAAAACATCTGACAAGCTTTACCTATTCCTCTTGGCTATACCTGCAGAACACAACGCTAGCCATCAAGAACTGGGCCCTGGCCATGATTTCTGGACACTAG
- the TMEM214 gene encoding transmembrane protein 214 isoform X3 — translation MGKNAKKSTAVDAGLKQGKFRTLEDALKALDLTELQKELDKSQNVFPENPSVWVKDLAGYLNYKLQTPRSDPTLSQHTPGESLHGYRICIQAVVLDKPKIATVNLGKYLELLRSHQNRPMKCLTIMWALGQAGFTDLTEGLKVWLGIMLPVLGIKSLSPYAIAYLDRLLMTHANLTKGFGMIGPKDFFPLLDFAFMPNNSLSSSLQEQLRQLYPRLKVLAFGAKPETTLHTYFPSFLSRATPNCPADMRNELLICLSECLSMDALSFSVWRQLYTKHLSQSSLLLNHLLESWDSTSRKVRKSLQETVRSFKVTNEELAVKGPNSLQDLAACHATCKNLLHKMKGRGFPWVRLLLVVLVFAAGFLVHDIRTQGSFQASSAHILRSSGILSVSQQAWNKVSHYSLEGYSWLEKNVPVYYSQVLTVLGPNLKLVWTKTNETAVYVSGKCSSQISWVKNNLPWFMEWLQARVPDFVLHVTECIKELLLFLLQSCLLPALESIGTALERGWELCVDACNGEVSWDCLRKHLTSFTYSSWLYLQNTTLAIKNWALAMISGH, via the exons ATGGGGAAAAATGCTAAAAAGTCAACTGCAGTCGATGCAGGACTCAAGCAAGGCAAATTCCGAACGCTGGAAGATGCACTGAAAGCT CTTGATTTGACAGAACTTCAGAAGGAGCTGGATAAAAGTCAGAACGTGTTCCCTGAGAACCCATCTGTGTGGGTTAAAGACCTGGCTGGATATCTAAACTACAAGCTGCAGACCCCTCGGAGTGACCCCACGCTCAGCCAGCATACTCCTG GGGAGTCGCTGCATGGATACCGGATCTGCATACAGGCAGTGGTGTTGGACAAGCCTAAAATTGCAACAGTGAATCTGGGCAAG TACTTAGAGCTGTTACGGTCCCATCAGAACAGGCCAATGAAATGCCTCACAATCATGTGGGCTCTGGGACAAGCTGGATTCACAGACCTCACTGAAGGACTGAAAG TGTGGCTTGGCATTATGCTTCCAGTGCTGGGGATCAAGTCCCTCTCCCCGTATGCGATTGCCTACTTGGACCGGCTGCTGAT GACGCACGCAAACCTGACCAAAGGGTTTGGCATGATTGGACCAAAGGACTTTTTCCCACTCTTGGACTTTGCCTTTATGCCCAACAACTCCTTATCATCCAG CTTGCAGGAGCAGTTACGCCAGTTGTACCCCAGGCTGAAAGTGCTAGCGTTTGGCGCTAAACCTGAGACCACGCTGCACACCtacttcccctccttcctgtccAGAGCCACTCCAAACTGTCCTGCCGACATGAGAAATGAG CTCCTGATCTGCCTGAGTGAGTGCCTGAGCATGGATGCCCTGAGCTTCAGCGTCTGGCGGCAGCTGTACACTAAACACCTCTCCCagtccag CTTGCTCCTGAACCATCTGTTGGAGTCTTGGGACAGCACCTCCAGAAAA GTGCGAAAATCTCTCCAGGAAACGGTTCGTTCGTTCAAAGTGACTAATGAAGAACTTGCCGTGAAAGGACCAAACAGCCTCCAGGATCTAGCTGCCTGCCATGCCACCTGCAAG AACCTGTTGCATAAGATGAAAGGCCGTGGCTTCCCCTGGGTTCGACTGCTGCTTGTGGTTCTGGTGTTCGCTGCTGGCTTCCTGGTGCATGATATCAGGACACAGGGGTCTTTTCAAG CTTCTTCTGCTCACATCCTTCGCTCCTCGGGCATCCTGTCGGTCTCCCAGCAAGCCTGGAACAAAGTGTCCCACTACTCCCTGGAAGGATACAG CTGGTTGGAGAAGAACGTCCCTGTTTACTATTCCCAAGTGCTGACGGTGTTGGGACCAAACCTGAAACTGGTTTGGACAAAGACCAATGAGACTGCAGTTTACGTCTCTGGGAAATGTTCCTCTCAGATCTCTTGGGTCAAAAACAACCTGCCCTGGTTCATGGAGTGG CTCCAGGCCCGGGTTCCGGACTTCGTGCTGCATGTCACTGAATGCATCAAGGAGCTGTTACTCTTCCTcctgcagagctgcctgctgccggcCCTGGAATCCATAGGCACAGCCCTTGAGCGGGGATGGGAGCTCTGTGTGGACGCCTGCAA TGGAGAAGTATCGTGGGATTGCCTGAGAAAACATCTGACAAGCTTTACCTATTCCTCTTGGCTATACCTGCAGAACACAACGCTAGCCATCAAGAACTGGGCCCTGGCCATGATTTCTGGACACTAG